The Oryza glaberrima chromosome 9, OglaRS2, whole genome shotgun sequence genome includes a window with the following:
- the LOC127784814 gene encoding probable serine/threonine-protein kinase PBL19, with product MSCLGWFKKRRSSKSKESSGRRGSTTTTVSAVSTSRSDDSGAVRPASKSTGSTSSHRSISSLYEERGHGQLRDFDYDELQAATNGFSRAQKLGEGGFGSVYKGFVRSSPADGKAADRLAVAVKCLNQRGLQGHKQWLAEVQFLGVLEHPNLVKLLGYCAVDGERGPQRLLVYEYMPNKSLEDHLFVRAYPPLSWNRRLQIILGAAEGLAYLHEGQVQVIYRDFKASNILLDKDFRAKLSDFGLAREGPTGANTHVSTAVVGTHGYAAPDYIETGHLTVKSDVWSFGVVLYEILTGRRTLDRHRPQGEQKLLEWVAQFAPDSRNFRMIMDPRLRGEYSVKAARDIAKLAESCLLKNAKERPTMSEVVDVLRRAVQSQPDPPPPPAAAAAASGKGKRVDVAPQPVRRR from the exons ATGAGCTGCTTGGGTTGGTTCAAGAAGCGGAGGTCGTCCAAGAGCAAGGAATCGTCGGGGAGGCggggctcgacgacgacgacggtgtcgGCGGTGAGCACGAGCAGGTCGGACGACTCCGGGGCGGTGAGGCCGGCGAGCAAGTCGACGGGGTCGACGTCGTCGCACCGGAGCATCTCGTCGCTGTACGAGGAGCGCGGCCACGGCCAGCTCCGGGACTTCGACTACGACGAGCTCCAGGCCGCCACCAACGGCTTCAGCCGCGCCCAGAAGCTCGGCGAGGGCGGCTTCGGCAGCGTCTACAAGGGCTTCGtccgctcctcccccgccgacGGCAAGGCCGCCgatcgcctcgccgtcgccgtcaagtGCCTCAACCAGCGGGGTCTCCAG GGACATAAGCAGTGGTTGGCGGAAGTACAGTTCCTTGGGGTTCTTGAGCACCCAAACCTTGTAAAGCTTCTTGGATATTGTGCCGTTGATGGTGAAAGGGGGCCACAAAGATTATTGGTGTATGAGTATATGCCTAATAAGAGCCTGGAAGATCACTTATTCGTCCGAGCTTATCCTCCTCTCTCATGGAATAGAAGGCTTCAAATAATCTTGGGTGCTGCAGAAGGATTAGCTTACCTGCATGAAGGGCAAGTTCAG GTAATCTACCGGGACTTCAAAGCATCTAACATTTTGTTGGACAAAGACTTCAGAGCAAAGCTGTCGGACTTCGGGCTAGCAAGGGAGGGACCAACAGGAGCAAACACTCACGTCTCAACAGCG GTGGTTGGGACGCACGGGTACGCGGCGCCGGACTACATAGAGACGGGGCACCTGACGGTGAAGAGCGACGTGTGGAGCTTCGGGGTGGTGCTGTACGAGATCCTGACGGGGCGGCGGACGCTGGACCGCCACCGGCCGCAGGGGGAGCAGAAGCTGCTGGAGTGGGTCGCCCAGTTCGCCCCCGACAGCCGCAACTTCCGCATGATCATGGACCCCAGGCTCCGCGGCGAGTACTCCGTCAAGGCCGCCCGCGACATCGCCAAGCTCGCCGAGTCCTGCCTCCTCAAGAACGCCAAGGAGCGCCCCACCATGTCCGAGGTCGTCgacgtcctccgccgcgccgtccaGTCGCAGCCcgaccctcctcctccccccgccgccgccgccgccgcctccggcaaGGGGAAGAGGGTCGACGTCGCGCCGCAGCcggtgaggaggaggtga
- the LOC127785403 gene encoding HVA22-like protein i isoform X1, with translation MAVLLITRLLTLVLGYAYPAYDCYKTLELNKPQIDQLRFWCQYWILLAFLTTLETITDFTVSWLPMYGEAKLALVLYLWYPKTRGAKHVYESYLQPVLARHEADIDRGLLQLRASAKDATASHLQAAVSLGRACFAEVAGRVSSQLQAARSSGGGGRAGQADQLQKRQKINPEEEEEDEDATVSKTRR, from the exons ATGGCGGTGTTACTTATCACTAGACTTCTGAC GCTGGTTTTAGGATACGCCTACCCGGCGTATGACTGCTACAAGACGCTGGAACTGAACAAACCGCAGATCGATCAGTTGCGTTTCTGGTGTCAGTACTG GATTCTCCTCGCGTTTCTGACGACGTTGGAGACGATCACCGATTTCACGGTCTCATGGCTGCCCATGTACGGCGAGGCAAAGCTTGCGCTCGTGCTCTACCTCTGGTACCCAAAGACACGA GGCGCGAAGCACGTCTACGAGAGCTACCTGCAGCCGGTGCTGGCGAGGCACGAGGCCGACATCGACCGCGGCCTGCTGCAGCTACGCGCCAGCGCCAAGGACGCGACGGCGTCGCACCTCCAGGCCGCCGTGTCCTTGGGGCGGGCCTGCTTCGCCGAAgtcgccggccgcgtctcgTCGCAGCTGCAGGCGGCgagaagcagcggcggcggcggccgcgccggccaG GCTGACCAATTGCAGAAGCGACAGAAGATTAatccggaggaggaagaagaagatgaggacGCGACGGTTAGCAAGAcgaggagatga
- the LOC127785403 gene encoding putative HVA22-like protein g isoform X2, with protein MAVLLITRLLTLVLGYAYPAYDCYKTLELNKPQIDQLRFWCQYWILLAFLTTLETITDFTVSWLPMYGEAKLALVLYLWYPKTRGAKHVYESYLQPVLARHEADIDRGLLQLRASAKDATASHLQAAVSLGRACFAEVAGRVSSQLQAARSSGGGGRAGQVQ; from the exons ATGGCGGTGTTACTTATCACTAGACTTCTGAC GCTGGTTTTAGGATACGCCTACCCGGCGTATGACTGCTACAAGACGCTGGAACTGAACAAACCGCAGATCGATCAGTTGCGTTTCTGGTGTCAGTACTG GATTCTCCTCGCGTTTCTGACGACGTTGGAGACGATCACCGATTTCACGGTCTCATGGCTGCCCATGTACGGCGAGGCAAAGCTTGCGCTCGTGCTCTACCTCTGGTACCCAAAGACACGA GGCGCGAAGCACGTCTACGAGAGCTACCTGCAGCCGGTGCTGGCGAGGCACGAGGCCGACATCGACCGCGGCCTGCTGCAGCTACGCGCCAGCGCCAAGGACGCGACGGCGTCGCACCTCCAGGCCGCCGTGTCCTTGGGGCGGGCCTGCTTCGCCGAAgtcgccggccgcgtctcgTCGCAGCTGCAGGCGGCgagaagcagcggcggcggcggccgcgccggccaGGTACAGTGA
- the LOC127785469 gene encoding seipin-2-like has protein sequence MEADEPAAAAASTSLDSDDSFFDALDSLPSPPSPPHTPSSSTLRRRRPRRGWSLKQHEDDTAASPTFSDSSTITVVDEAVKPDSEETSSHRPPPPPEEEDEEDAAEAAVEGEVEARDAKLNPAPAPAPTPTPPPPGILESLAMLVIKAVVFQVSALISCLTFPIRLLQWWFLLVTDPLGLVRRARGWALEVAGHATGAAAARLGGGEGVGRMVARLAWGSLWAVYVCVVLCSILVMAFLGGGLLVGKVVEEPIQVTETLNFDYTKPSPVAFVPVQRLVPPNQRMQLEVFLTLPESDYNRRLGVFQVRAEFLSADGKVISTSSQPCMLKFKSAHMHFIETFLRSVSLLSGYSSESQVIRLKMRGITEASEPVMGIRIILEQRAEFSPGAGIPEIYAASLKLEAELPLLKRILWNWRWTLFVWSSMGFFVFELLLALICCRPCIFPRSGHNAATP, from the exons ATGGAAGCAGacgagccggccgccgccgccgcctccacctccctcgACTCCGACGACTCCTTCTTCGACGCCCTCGACTCCCTCCCTTCcccaccctctcctcctcacaccccttcctcctccaccctccgccgccgccgcccgcgccgcggaTGGAGTCTGAAGCAGCACGAGGACGACACCGCCGCATCACCTACGTTCTCTGATTCATCCACCATCACTGTCGTCGACGAGGCCGTCAAGCCCGACTCCGAGGAGACAAGCTCACACCGTCCTCCCCCGCCTcccgaggaggaagacgaggaggatgcggcggaggcggcggtggagggggaggtggaggcgagggACGCGAAGCTAAAtccggcaccggcaccggcaccgacgccgacgcctccgccgccgggcaTTCTCGAGTCCCTCGCCATGCTCGTCATCAAGGCGGTGGTGTTCCAAGTCAGCGCGCTCATCAGCTGCCTCACGTTCCCGATTCGGCTGCTGCAATGGTGGTTCCTCCTCGTGACGGACCCTCTCGGATTGGTGCGGCGAGCGAGGGGGTGGGCGCTCGAGGTGGCTGGGCACGCCacgggcgccgcggccgcgcgtctcggcggcggggaaggggtGGGGCGCATGGTGGCGAGGCTGGCGTGGGGGTCGCTCTGGGCGGTGTACGTCTGCGTTGTTCTGTGCTCGATTCTGGTTATGGCGTTCCTCGGAGGAGGGCTCTTGGTGGGGAAAGTTGTGGAGGAGCCCATTCAGGTTACTGAGACCCTGAATTTTGATTACACCAAACCGAGCCCCGTGGCATTTGTTCCTGTACAGCGGTTGGTGCCGCCGAATCAGCGGATGCAGCTCGAGGTGTTCCTGACGCTGCCTGAATCGGATTACAACCGGAGGCTTGGAGTTTTCCAG GTAAGAGCAGAATTTCTATCAGCAGACGGCAAAGTGATCTCTACCTCAAGTCAACCATGCATGCTAAAGTTTAAGAGTGCCCATATGCACTTCATAGAAACTTTTCTGCGAAGCGTGTCTCTTTTGTCTGGCTATTCCTCAGAATCTCAGGTCATAAGACTAAAAATGAGGGGCATTACAGAGGCTTCAGAACCAGTAATGGGAATAAGGATAATTCTTGAACAACGAGCTGAATTTAGTCCTGGTGCAGGCATCCCAGAGATCTATGCCGCATCACTAAAGCTTGAGGCAGAACTACCTCTGCTCAAGAGAATACTCTGGAACTGGAGATGGACCCTTTTTGTCTGGAGTAGCATGGGGTTCTTTGTTTTTGAATTATTGCTGGCCCTTATTTGCTGTAGACCCTGTATATTTCCCAGGAGTGGACATAATGCTGCAACTCCTTAG
- the LOC127784802 gene encoding endoglucanase 24, whose translation MGSKTKGCCGWLIVALVASLVATAAVVAIMKKKAGGGSGRKLKPLPVPGPPGAIDSKYGDALGVALQFFQVQKAGKLENNQIPWRGDSALDDGKPAGLDLSKGMYDAGDHIKFSFPMAFTATVLSWSILEYGDQMSAAKQLDPALDALRWITDFLVNAHPSDNVFYIQVGDPDLDHNCWERPETMSEKRPLTQINTKSPGSDVAAEAAAAMASASIVFKSRDTTYSDSLLQHAQKLFTFADTYKGLASDTYPKLQNYYNSTGYQDELLWAASWLYHATGDQTYLSYVTVENGKAFADWGRPTWFSWDDKLAGTQVLLSRLNFFGSKQTSNAENMGLKMYRDTAEAVICGLLPDSPSATASRTGGGLVWISGWNSLQHATNAAFLAVVYSDYMLTSQTAAVQCSGKYYSPTDIRNFAISQANYILGDNPMKLSYLVGYGSSYPQQVHHRGASIPADAKTGCKGFQYLHSTSPNPNVAMGALVGGPFQNDTFVDSRDNAVQTESSTYNSGTLVGLLSGLVTTSSVAQSFT comes from the exons ATGGGGTCCAAGACGAAGGGGTGCTGCGGGTGGCTGATCGTGGCGCTGGTGGCGTcgctggtggcgacggcggcggtggtggccatcATGAAGAAGAAGGCCGGCGGGGGGAGCGGGCGCAAGCTCAAGCCGCTGCCGGTGCCCGGCCCGCCCGGGGCCATCGACTCCAAGTACGGCGACGCGCTCGGGGTGGCGCTCCAGTTCTTCCAGGTCCAGAAGG CGGGGAAGCTGGAGAACAACCAGATCCCGTGGAGGGGGGACTCGGCGCTGGATGATGGGAAACCAGCGGGACTGGATCTTTCCAAGGGAATGTATGATGCTGGTGATCATATCAAGTTTAGTTTCCCGATGGCCTTCACGGCAACGGTGCTCTCGTGGTCCATACTTGAGTATGGAGATCAGATGAGCGCCGCGAAGCAGCTGGACCCTGCGCTTGATGCGCTCCGATGGATCACTGATTTCCTCGTCAATGCGCATCCATCTGACAATGTGTTCTACATTCAG GTTGGTGATCCTGATCTAGATCACAACTGCTGGGAAAGGCCGGAGACTATGTCTGAGAAAAGACCACTCACACAGATTAACACAAAGTCTCCTGGATCAGATGTTGCTGCTGAGGCAGCAGCAGCTATGGCATCAGCATCAATTGTTTTCAAATCCAGAGACACTACATATTCTGATTCACTTCTTCAACATGCTCAGAAGTTGTTTACTTTTGCTGATACTTATAAAGGCCTCGCCAGTGACACCTATCCAAAGCTCCAAAACTACTATAATTCTACTGGTTATCAAGACGAACTCCTGTGGGCAGCGAGTTGGCTCTATCATGCTACAGGAGACCAAACATACCTCAGTTATGTGACTGTAGAGAATGGAAAAGCTTTTGCTGATTGGGGAAGGCCAACATGGTTCAGTTGGGATGACAAACTTGCAGGGACACAG GTGCTCTTGTCAAGATTAAATTTCTTTGGATCCAAACAGACATCTAATGCTGAAAACATGGGACTCAAAATGTACAGAGACACTGCTGAAGCCGTCATTTGTGGGCTCCTACCAGATTCTCCATCAGCTACTGCCAGTAGGACTGGTG GGGGATTGGTGTGGATAAGTGGATGGAATTCTCTCCAGCATGCCACAAATGCAGCATTCCTTGCTGTTGTTTACAGTGACTACATGCTCACATCGCAAACAGCAGCAGTGCAATGCAGTGGAAAGTACTACAGTCCTACAGATATACGCAATTTTGCTATATCACAG GCTAATTACATCTTGGGAGACAACCCAATGAAGCTTAGCTACCTGGTTGGATATGGGAGCAGCTACCCACAGCAGGTACACCACAGAGGGGCGTCGATCCCCGCTGATGCAAAGACAGGCTGCAAAGGATTCCAGTATCTTCATTCTACGAGCCCAAACCCAAACGTCGCCATGGGAGCCCTCGTGGGCGGGCCGTTCCAGAATGACACTTTCGTCGACTCTCGGGACAATGCTGTTCAGACAGAGTCAAGCACTTACAACAGCGGCACCCTCGTTGGTCTTCTTTCTGGTCTGGTCACAACTTCCTCTGTGGCGCAGTCGTTCACCTAG